In Chroicocephalus ridibundus chromosome 4, bChrRid1.1, whole genome shotgun sequence, one genomic interval encodes:
- the CNTF gene encoding ciliary neurotrophic factor, which yields MAAADSPSAALRRRDLCSRGIRLAGKMRSDVVDLLDTYVERQGLDASASVAAVEGVPAAAVERWDEQTGTQRLLENLAAYRAFRVLLSQMLEEHREQLGEADAALGRALASVLLQVSAFAYHLEELLRLESRGPPSEEGAPPPPAPHLGLFERKLRGLGVLRELAQWAVRSARDLRQLTKPSPGSGSAPSWAESP from the exons ATGGCGGCAGCAGACAGCCCCTCAGCCGCCCTGCGGCGACGCGACCTCTGCAGCCGAGGCATCCGCCTGGCTGGAAAGATGCGCTCGGATGTCGTCGACCTTCTGGACACCTAT GTGGAGCGGCAGGGCTTGGACGCCTCAGCCAGCGTGGCGGCAGTGGAGGGGGTGCCGGCAGCAGCAGTGGAGCGCTGGGATGAGCAGACGGGGACGCAGCGGCTGCTGGAGAACCTGGCAGCGTACCGGGCCTTCCGCGTCCTGCTGTCCCAGATGCTGGAGGAGCATcgggagcagctgggggaggcCGATGCCGCCCTGGGCCGGGCGCTGGCGAGCGTCCTGCTCCAGGTCTCAGCCTTCGCCTACCACCTCGAGGAGCTGCTGCGGCTGGAGAGCCGCGGCCCCCCCAGCGAGGAGGgggctcccccacccccagccccccacctcGGCCTCTTCGAGAGGAAGCTGCGGGGCCTGGGGGTGCTGCGGGAGCTGGCCCAGTGGGCTGTCAGGTCCGCGCGGGACctgcggcagctcaccaagcccagcccgggcagcggctCGGCCCCCAGCTGGGCTGAGAGCCCCTGA